In the genome of Anomalospiza imberbis isolate Cuckoo-Finch-1a 21T00152 chromosome 27, ASM3175350v1, whole genome shotgun sequence, one region contains:
- the LOC137462907 gene encoding calcium/calmodulin-dependent protein kinase type IV-like encodes MPSSKSESEFWIDGSHREAALEDFYIVGPELGRGATSVVFSCQEKGTGAPYAAKILKKTIDKKIVRTEIGVLLRLSHPNIIKLKEIFETPSEIALVLELVTGGELFDRIVERGFYSERDAAHVVKQILEAVSYLHENGVVHRDLKPENLLYADLSPDAPLKIGDFGLSKIVGEQDTMKTVCGTPGYCAPEILHGCPYGPEVDMWSVGVITYILLCGFEPFFDPRGDQYMYGRILTCDYEFVSPWWDDVSPNAKDLVKKLIVLDPQKRLTVHQALEHPWVTGKAAKFAHMDSTQRKLQEFNARRKLKAAMKAVVASSRLGNHGHHDCSRGGRGQGGPGVLAQPAGSGGPGASAELSAFQSDHPAVAPVAVFQSDHPAVAPVAVFQSDHPAVAPVAVFQSDHPAVAPVAVSGAGCDS; translated from the exons atGCCGTCGTCCAAGAGCGAGAGCGAGTTCTGGATCGATGGATCCCACCGGGAGGCGGCACTGGAAGATTTCTACATCGTGGGCCCCGAGCTGGGACG GGGAGCCACCTCGGTGGTGTTCAGCTGCCAGGAGAAGGGCACGGGAGCTCCCTACGCTGCCAAGATCCTGAAGAAAACG ATCGACAAAAAGATCGTGAGGACGGAGATCGGGGTCCTGCTGCGGCTCTCGCACCCCAACATC ATCAAGCTGAAGGAAATTTTCGAGACGCCCTCAGAGATCGcgctggtgctggagctggtgACGGGGGGAGAACTGTTCGACAG GATCGTGGAGAGGGGGTTCTACAGCGAGCGGGATGCGGCGCACGTGGTCAAGCAGATCCTGGAGGCTGTTTCG TATTTGCACGAGAACGGAGTCGTCCACCGGGACCTGAAGCCGGAGAACCTGCTCTACGCAGACCTGTCCCCCGACGCGCCCCTCAAAATCG GTGACTTCGGGCTCTCCAAGATCGTGGGCGAGCAGGACACCATGAAAACCGTGTGTGGGACACCGGGCTACTGCG CCCCCGAAATCCTGCACGGGTGTCCCTACGGGCCGGAGGTGGACATGTGGAGCGTGGGTGTGATCACCTACATCCT gctCTGCGGCTTCGAGCCCTTCTTCGACCCGCGGGGGGACCAGTACATGTACGGCCGCATCCTCACCTGCGACTACGAGTTCGTGTCGCCCTGGTGGGACGACGTGTCCCCAAACGCCAAGGACTTG GTCAAGAAATTGATTGTTTTGGATCCCCAGAAGAGGCTGACGGTTCACCAGGCCCTGGAGCACCCCTGGGTCACCGGGAAGGCGGCGAAATTCGCTCACATGGACAGCACGCAGCGGAAACTGCAGGAATTCAATGCCAGGAGGAAGCTGAAG GCTGCCATGAAAGCTGTGGTGGCCTCCAGCCGCCTGGGCAACCACGGCCACCACGACTGCTcccgcggcggccgcggccaGGGGGGACCCGGGGTCCTGGCCCAGcccgcggggagcggcggccccggggccAGCGCGGAGCTCAGCGCGTTCCAGAGCGACCACCCCGCCGTGGCGCCGGTGGCCGTGTTCCAGAGCGACCACCCCGCCGTGGCGCCGGTGGCCGTGTTCCAGAGCGACCACCCCGCCGTGGCGCCGGTGGCCGTGTTCCAGAGCGACCACCCCGCCGTGGCGCCGGTGGCCGTGTCCGGGGCGGGCTGTGACAGTTAG